Sequence from the Burkholderia sp. GAS332 genome:
CCGACCGTGGCCGATGACGATCACGCGCTCAGCCAGCGCCTCGATGTCGTGCATGTCATGGGTGGTCAGGAGCACGGTGACGCCGCGCTCGCGGTTCAGCTTCTTGACGAACTCGCGCACGGCAAGCTTCGACGGCGCGTCGAGGCCAATGGTCGGCTCGTCCAGGAAGAGGATCGGCGGGGCGTGCAGCAACGCGGCCGCGATCTCGGCCCGCATCCTCTGTCCCAGCGACAGTTGACGCACGGGCTGATCGAGCACGCGCTCGAGTCGCAGCATGGCGACCAGTTCATCGCGAGTACGCAGGTAGGCGGCCGGTTCCACGCGATAGATATCGCGAAGCAGATCGAAGCCGTCGATGACGGGCAGGTCCCACCATAATTGACTGCGTTGACCAAATACCGCACCGATACGGGCAACATGAGCAATACGATTGTCGAACGGTACACGACCCTCGATCAGAACCTTACCCGCAGTGGGGCGCAGGATGCCGGAGAGAATCTTGATGGTGGTCGACTTGCCCGCTCCGTTGGGGCCGATGAATCCGAGCAGTTCGCCGTGCTGCAGGCTGAAACTGACCTCCTTGAGGGCTTCGATCTCGCGCCAGCGGCGGCGAAACATGCCGAGTACGCCGGGCTGTCGTTCCCCGATGCGATAGGTTTTCGCCAGGCCCTCAACCACGATCTGAGACATGCCATCTCCGTTGAATCATCGACGCGCCGACGAGTATCGTCAGCCGAGCCATGCCGGCAGAAATGCGCCGATGGTATCAGAGGTGGGGCGTCGTCGACGATCGGGAGGGAGGCTGCACGGTTGATGCGTTATGGCCCAATGCCTCATGTCGGACTACTGAATTTAAAAATAACTGGGCCCACGGTTTTTCCGTCGGGGAGTCGCACCCTCAGAAGAATCAATCTATTGAAGACTGCGCGCACGCGCCGCGAACGCAGCCGATCAGGCTACGTGTTTCAGCGCGATAGCCTTGGCTTTCAGAAGTCGTGCGTCATCACGCACGGTCTCGGTGACACGCTCTCGGAGTTTTCCTCGCGGAAGTCAATGCCTGTTGCGAGCGAGCGACATTGGCCTCGAATTATTGCGGCATTAATTGTCTCGAAATATGATCGCCACACTTAGCGCGTCGGGCTTGCGCCACTAACGTCAGCGCACGCTCACGCGCCGTTAGCCAAATGAAAACAATCGGGACAATTCATGAAAAGAACACTCGCGGCAGTCGGTGCAGGTCTACTCGCCCTTTCGGCCCAGTCCGCTTTCGCACAAAGCTCGGTCACCCTGTACGGTCTCGTCGACACCAGCGTGCGTTACCTGACGAATGCCAATTCGAACAACGATTCTCAGGTGTCGATGGGTGAAGGTGTCGAGACACCGAGCCGTTTCGGCTTGAAAGGCACTGAAGATCTGGGCGGCGGTACGTCGGCGGTCTTCAAGCTCGAAAACCAGTTCCAGCTCTGGTCCGGCAAGCTCGACAACAGCAACAACACGCTGTTCCAGCGCAATGCGTACGTCGGACTCTCGAACAACCAGTACGGCACGCTGACCTTCGGCCGCCAGCAAACGCCGTTCTTCGACGTGATGGGCAATACATATGATCCGCTGACCGTCGGCGACTTCTGGCAGGATAGCTGGATCTATAACCCGGTCGGACGATACCTGTTCACCAACAGCTCGGCCAAGTACACCGGCCAGTTTGGCGGTCTGCACGTGGAAGGCATGTACGGCTTCGGTGGCGTGGCGGGTAGCACCGGCGAGAACAGCATGTACGGCTTGACGGCGTCGTATGACCTGGGTCCCCTCTCGGCCGACGTTGGCTTCCAGCAGAACGATAACGCCGGTAAGAAGTTCAACATCATCAACGTCAGTGCAGTCTATGCAATCACGCCGGCGGTCAAGCTCCTCGCGGGCTGGTTGCATTCGCAGGACAACACCGGGCTTGTCGACGGCGACGAGCAGCAGGCCGGCGCACCCGTGCTGACGCACGTCAGCCCGAACCGCATCGATGACAGCTTCTACGTCGGCTCGACGTGGCAAGCCACGCCGGTGCTGGCGTTTACGCTGGCCGGTTACTACGATCACGCACGCAATGCGGCAACGCTTGACGGCACGCTCGGCGCCGGTATCAATTACTCGGGCACGCTGCTCGCCGAGTATTCGTTGTCGAAGCGCACCGAGGTGTACGGAACGGTCGACTTCACCCGTGGCACCGGTGCGTTTCTGGCGGACTACCCGGGCCGCAACAACCAGACCGGTGTTGCAATCGGCCTGCGCAACATCTTCTGATCGCGTGGCCCGGCCTGCCGGGCTTGCTGCTTAGATTTGGTGATCGAGCGGCACGCGTGATACGATCGAGACACTTTCAAAACGCCCTCGCGGTTCGCCGCGAGGGCGTTTCTTTTTGGTTTCCAACCCCAGAAAGGAACACTTTGAAATGACCTCACATGACTCTCTGACCCAAGCTTCGACTTCAGGCTTAGGCTACGTGCAACATGGAGCCGGACCTGAATGCGTGCTTGTCATGCATGACTGGCTTGGCGATCACACGAACTACGACTCCGTCATGCCCTACCTCGATGGGGCGGCCTTTACCTACGTCTTTGTGGACCTGCGCGGGTATGGAAAGTCCATCCATATGCGCGGCGACTATACCGTCCAGGAGATTGCCGCTGATTGTCTGAAACTCGCTGACCGGCTTGGCTGGCATCGTTTTCATCTGATCGGTCATTCGATGACCGGGATGGCGACACAACGCATCGCGGCCGACGCACCTGATCGTATCAAGAGTGCGATCGCCGTATGCCCTATCTCTGCCGCCGGCAATCAGTTGAACGAGGAGGCGTTGCGTTTCTTTTCAAGCACCTGCGAAAACGACGACGCGTTCCGCCGGCTAGTCAAGTTTGCGACGGGTGGCCTTTCAGACCGGTGGGCCGACGTCAAGCTGCGCCAGAACCGCGAAAGGGTCGCGTCTCGATGTCGTTCGGGTTACCTTGAAATGTTATCCACGACCCACTTCGTCGAGGATGTTCGCGGGCTGGAAACCCCTTATCTGG
This genomic interval carries:
- a CDS encoding ABC-2 type transport system ATP-binding protein gives rise to the protein MSQIVVEGLAKTYRIGERQPGVLGMFRRRWREIEALKEVSFSLQHGELLGFIGPNGAGKSTTIKILSGILRPTAGKVLIEGRVPFDNRIAHVARIGAVFGQRSQLWWDLPVIDGFDLLRDIYRVEPAAYLRTRDELVAMLRLERVLDQPVRQLSLGQRMRAEIAAALLHAPPILFLDEPTIGLDAPSKLAVREFVKKLNRERGVTVLLTTHDMHDIEALAERVIVIGHGRVLADQSFDALRSDVLVERRLLVDFAGEAPAVAIDGAQLLRREGRSVELAFDPRVIGAPALIARIAAEHAVEDIRVEQPAIEEVIARFYHLHGAVEA
- a CDS encoding Outer membrane protein (porin), producing the protein MKRTLAAVGAGLLALSAQSAFAQSSVTLYGLVDTSVRYLTNANSNNDSQVSMGEGVETPSRFGLKGTEDLGGGTSAVFKLENQFQLWSGKLDNSNNTLFQRNAYVGLSNNQYGTLTFGRQQTPFFDVMGNTYDPLTVGDFWQDSWIYNPVGRYLFTNSSAKYTGQFGGLHVEGMYGFGGVAGSTGENSMYGLTASYDLGPLSADVGFQQNDNAGKKFNIINVSAVYAITPAVKLLAGWLHSQDNTGLVDGDEQQAGAPVLTHVSPNRIDDSFYVGSTWQATPVLAFTLAGYYDHARNAATLDGTLGAGINYSGTLLAEYSLSKRTEVYGTVDFTRGTGAFLADYPGRNNQTGVAIGLRNIF
- a CDS encoding Pimeloyl-ACP methyl ester carboxylesterase, with translation MTSHDSLTQASTSGLGYVQHGAGPECVLVMHDWLGDHTNYDSVMPYLDGAAFTYVFVDLRGYGKSIHMRGDYTVQEIAADCLKLADRLGWHRFHLIGHSMTGMATQRIAADAPDRIKSAIAVCPISAAGNQLNEEALRFFSSTCENDDAFRRLVKFATGGLSDRWADVKLRQNRERVASRCRSGYLEMLSTTHFVEDVRGLETPYLVIIGDKDPGLDEHAMQNTFLAWHPNAELLKIPNCGHYPMQECPPYFAMVIENFLRGQVR